One stretch of Tenacibaculum sp. MAR_2010_89 DNA includes these proteins:
- a CDS encoding (2Fe-2S)-binding protein — MPTYTLKINEELVTVTADSDTPLLWILRDELNMVGTKFGCGIAQCGACTIHVDGKAMRSCQLQVSAIDKEEITTIEGLSKEGTHPLQNAWKEVDVPQCGYCQAGQIMTAASFLKENPSPNTQEIREAMHGNICRCASYNRIEKAIAIAAEKMS; from the coding sequence ATGCCAACTTATACTCTAAAAATTAATGAAGAATTGGTTACTGTTACAGCCGATTCTGATACACCTTTACTCTGGATATTGCGTGATGAATTAAATATGGTAGGAACCAAATTTGGTTGTGGAATAGCTCAATGTGGCGCTTGTACAATTCATGTTGATGGCAAAGCTATGAGAAGTTGTCAATTACAAGTTTCTGCTATAGATAAAGAAGAGATAACAACTATTGAAGGGCTTTCTAAAGAAGGAACTCATCCTTTGCAAAATGCATGGAAAGAAGTTGATGTACCTCAGTGTGGTTATTGTCAAGCAGGTCAAATAATGACAGCCGCTTCTTTTTTAAAAGAAAACCCAAGCCCCAATACACAAGAAATTCGCGAAGCAATGCATGGAAATATTTGCAGGTGTGCTTCTTACAATAGAATAGAAAAAGCAATTGCTATAGCAGCAGAAAAAATGTCATAA